GATTGCCGCTTTCGGAGAGCCTTCGCTTCCGCTTGTGAAAACGAGCGTCGCCTCCCTTTCGTTGTCGCCGAATTTCGGTATTCCGTGCAGTTTTGCGAAGCCGTCCGCGCCCAGTTTTACGGATTCGGCGATTTCGTCGATTTCAGCCTGCGGAATTTCGTCGAGCAGTTTTTGCGCGTCGATTGTGTTTTCGCTCCACGGGAACTGCGGGTTTGCCTTTGCGATTTTTGCCCTGAAAAATTCCGACGTAATCGATGTTTCGATTTTCGCCGTCTCGAAGCAGCTCTTCGCCGCGACGGGGCCAAGCGTGAAATTGATGTTTACCGGTCTCACCCCCGCGAATACGCACGCGTAGTTTACCACGAACGCTATTTGCGACGGCGCGAGCGCGACCGCCACCCTGTCTTTTAGACCGAGCTTTGCGAAGCGGCGGGAGAGGGCGACCGATTGGGCGAGAATTTCGGCGGCGGAGTACTTTTTTGCGCCTCCCGAAAAGTCGCATAAAAGCCAGTCGGTATGCGATTCGCAAAGCCCCTTGGCGACGGTGTATGCCAGCGTGCATTTCAGTTCGGGGCGTTTTGCGAACTCCTCGAAGCCCATGTCGAGCGTATATAACATGCGTCCGTTTTTAGGGCGCTATTTGCGCCTGTCAACACTATTGCATTTTGCGCGGCACTTTTGGAACACGGCTTTGCGCGGGCGCGCGCGGTTCGGCTCGGGTTGCCCGTTTTCGCGCCGTTTGCGGTTTTTGCCCTCCCGCGCGGGGGAGGGCGCGTTTGCGCCGCGTTCGAGCAGGCGTTTGGGCGACGATCCGAAGCGCGTTTTGATTGCGTTTGAAAGCGAGTACGCGTCGGCGTAGCCGAACTTTTTTGCGCACGCTTTGAGCGTCGCCCCGCGGGCGTATTCTTCGAGTGCGGATTCGAGGCGGATTGTCCGCGCGGCTTGCGCGAATGTCGTTCCGCGGGCGCGTACAAATATTACGTCGAGCGTTTTTGTATCAAGCTTTTCGCGCTTGGCGGCTTTCGCGCGGGTGTGGGGCTTGGCGGGGCCTTTGCGGATTTTCTCCGAAATGGCGTCGGCGGCTTGGGTGTCGCGCTCCGTTTCGCTTTCGGAAATTTCGCGCCTGAGCGTTTCGGCGAGAACTTTCAGAATGTTCCGCAAATGCTCGCGGGAGGCGTGTTCGGAATACGCTTCGTCGGCGTACATCTGCGCGAGAGCCGCGATTTTCCCGAACTCCGCCGACTTCCCCGCCCTTTCTCTTGCGCCGACCAGCGCGTGCCACGGCGACTTCCGCGCGAATCTGAACCACAGCACCCGCGCCCCGCGCCCGCTTACGGCGTCGCGGCAGACCGTACCCGCGGGGAGAATGAAAAATCCGC
The Opitutia bacterium KCR 482 genome window above contains:
- a CDS encoding helix-turn-helix domain-containing protein; translation: MPKQLWKISKTDRIQVWPAESKIKYLSKPTKHMPPRFVNRGGIEAPKNPRAEIFAEFGLEGAAFATHRSGYYIMRKETETDEAIFVLDGKYGAKTENCDFKIGRGGFFILPAGTVCRDAVSGRGARVLWFRFARKSPWHALVGARERAGKSAEFGKIAALAQMYADEAYSEHASREHLRNILKVLAETLRREISESETERDTQAADAISEKIRKGPAKPHTRAKAAKREKLDTKTLDVIFVRARGTTFAQAARTIRLESALEEYARGATLKACAKKFGYADAYSLSNAIKTRFGSSPKRLLERGANAPSPAREGKNRKRRENGQPEPNRARPRKAVFQKCRAKCNSVDRRK